From a region of the Candidatus Omnitrophota bacterium genome:
- a CDS encoding NAD(P)H-dependent glycerol-3-phosphate dehydrogenase, translating into MKIGIYGSGSWGTALAMTLAAKGREIYLWSNDAKEAEKIRHTRRLPHKLPDIVVPDSIAVTDDDGPFIEEAEMLAIAVPSKFLKSFAQQHAQRIAGQSKLVVSATKGLESGTLATMSEILEEVWKDRPIQGVVALSGPSHAEEVARGLPTAVVAAHSEESLAKEAQKIFQTSHFRVYTNRDRKGVEIGAALKNIIAIAVGISDGLGFGDNARAALISRGLYEMSLAAREMGAQPETFSGLSGLGDLVVTCTSRHSRNRKFGELTAKGYSVEDAEEEIGMVVEGLSTVKAIPDIKKKFNVELPISEEVFKIVYENANPKRAVERLMLRELKSERLPR; encoded by the coding sequence ATGAAAATCGGAATTTACGGATCGGGATCGTGGGGGACGGCGCTGGCGATGACGCTGGCGGCGAAAGGACGCGAAATCTACCTTTGGTCCAACGACGCCAAGGAAGCGGAGAAAATCCGCCATACCCGCCGCCTGCCGCATAAGCTGCCGGATATCGTCGTTCCGGATTCGATCGCCGTAACGGACGACGATGGCCCTTTCATAGAAGAAGCGGAGATGCTGGCGATCGCCGTTCCATCCAAATTCCTCAAATCTTTCGCGCAACAACACGCCCAACGCATCGCAGGCCAATCCAAACTTGTCGTCAGCGCCACCAAAGGGCTGGAATCGGGAACCTTGGCCACGATGAGCGAAATTCTGGAAGAAGTTTGGAAAGACCGCCCCATTCAGGGCGTCGTCGCCCTATCCGGTCCCAGCCATGCGGAAGAAGTAGCGCGGGGTTTGCCGACGGCTGTTGTAGCCGCGCACTCCGAGGAGAGCCTAGCCAAAGAAGCGCAAAAAATCTTTCAAACTTCCCACTTCCGAGTCTATACCAACCGCGACCGCAAGGGCGTCGAGATTGGAGCGGCTTTGAAAAACATCATCGCCATCGCCGTAGGCATTTCCGATGGATTGGGTTTCGGCGACAACGCGCGAGCGGCGTTAATCTCGCGCGGGCTTTACGAAATGAGCCTGGCGGCGAGAGAGATGGGCGCCCAGCCGGAAACGTTTTCGGGATTATCGGGCTTGGGCGATCTCGTCGTAACCTGCACCAGCCGCCATAGCCGCAATCGCAAGTTCGGCGAGTTGACCGCCAAAGGCTACAGCGTGGAAGACGCAGAAGAGGAAATCGGCATGGTAGTGGAGGGCTTGAGTACGGTAAAGGCGATTCCGGACATCAAGAAGAAGTTCAACGTTGAACTGCCTATCTCGGAAGAAGTTTTTAAAATCGTCTACGAGAACGCCAATCCCAAACGCGCCGTGGAACGTTTGATGTTAAGGGAATTGAAATCGGAAAGACTGCCCCGGTAA